The following coding sequences are from one Plectropomus leopardus isolate mb chromosome 10, YSFRI_Pleo_2.0, whole genome shotgun sequence window:
- the zgc:162780 gene encoding putative methyltransferase DDB_G0268948 has translation MAHRFFEGVQQASSYWKYRISPSDLLIRPVLYFLEKQKGHPFELAVDVGCGSGQGTVLLAKHFASVVGLDVSPAQLEVAVQHAKKPNITYRQCVAEELPFADSSVDLITAMSAFHWFDRPRFLQDAHRVLRPRGCIALLSYTIDMELSYSDCCSHTLNQVCKEFYAALEPYRSPHLGSNTSELYREAYESIPYPDKEWHDCVWVKRSMPLFSYMGLVKSFSSYQTLLKQNQQKATALSQDICQRLMSIMGVTSSETEVEVAVKYFYLLACKSQEA, from the exons ATGGCTCACCGTTTCTTTGAAGGCGTGCAGCAAGCATCTTCTTACTGGAAGTACAGGATCTCTCCATCAGATCTCCTAATACGACCAGTCCTTTACTTTCTGGAAAAACAA AAAGGTCATCCTTTTGAGCTGGCAGTGGATGTTGGTTGTGGCTCAGGACAGGGCACGGTGCTGCTGGCCAAACATTTTGCCTCTGTGGTTGGGCTAGATGTAAGTCCTGCGCAGTTGGAAGTGGCTGTACAGCATGCTAAAAAGCCAAACATCACATATAG ACAGTGTGTGGCTGAAGAGCTGCCTTTTGCTGACAGCTCAGTGGACTTGATAACTGCCATGTCTGCCTTCCACTGGTTTGACCGACCTCGCTTTCTCCAGGATGCCCACAGAGTCCTGAGGCCCCGTGGCTGCATAGCTCTGCTCAGCTACACCATCGACATGGAGCTCAGCTACTCTgactgctgctcacacacactcaaccaAGTCTGTAAAGAG TTTTATGCAGCCTTGGAGCCTTACCGAAGTCCCCACCTTGGTTCCAATACCAGTGAGTTATACCGGGAGGCCTATGAATCCATCCCTTACCCTGACAAGGAGTG GCACGACTGTGTGTGGGTGAAAAGGTCCATGCCTCTGTTCAGCTACATGGGGTTAGTGAAGTCTTTCTCGAGCTATCAGACTCTGCTGAAACAAAATCAGCAGAAAGCCACCGCGCTTTCCCAAGACATCTGTCAAAG GTTGATGTCCATCATGGGGGTGACATCTTCAGAGACAGAGGTGGAGGTGGCTGTGAAGTATTTTTACCTTCTGGCCTGCAAATCACAGGAAGCCTGA
- the zgc:162396 gene encoding uncharacterized methyltransferase-like C25B8.10, with amino-acid sequence MTYRLFEGKDHASVYQKYRFTPPDELKNIVLQYLHKKKGQPHVLAVDLGCGTGQNSRLLAPHFQEVVGIDVSECQLEEARAVSGYPNITYRQGMAEELPFPDGSVDLLTAASAAHWFDQSRFLDEACRVLKPRGCLALLSFSDTNTRLCYQDCGERLNCIYKEVKQVLLPYTNHQVAVCDGKLKELYSAIPFPDKERIERIRVSSSISVRNLVGFIESFSMFQGYKKRDPRTAEDLLLNTQKRFLEEMGVTSPDTEIKQELEYFCVLASKPI; translated from the exons ATGACATACCGGCTGTTTGAGGGCAAGGATCACGCCTCTGTCTACCAAAAGTACCGCTTTACACCTCCAGATGAGCTCAAGAACATCGTTCTTCAATACCTTCATAAAAAG AAGGGACAGCCACATGTGCTGGCGGTGGATCTGGGATGTGGGACTGGTCAAAATTCCCGGCTTCTGGCACCACACTTCCAGGAGGTGGTTGGCATCGACGTTAGTGAGTGTCAACTGGAGGAGGCCAGAGCTGTGTCAGGATACCCTAACATCACATACAG GCAGGGGATGGCAGAGGAGCTCCCATTTCCAGATGGCTCTGTGGACTTGCtgacagcagcatcagcagcccACTGGTTTGATCAGTCAAGATTCCTGGATGAGGCATGTCGGGTTTTAAAACCGAGGGGTTGCTTGGCTCTGTTGAGCTTCAGTGACACTAACACCAGACTTTGCTACCAGGACTGTGGAGAAAGACTCAATTGCATTTATAAAGAG GTGAAGCAGGTGCTGTTGCCATACACAAACCATCAAGTAGCTGTCTGTGATGGTAAGCTGAAGGAGCTCTACTCAGCCATCCCTTTCCCTGACAAAGAGAG GATTGAGCGTATTCGGGTGAGCTCGTCAATCTCGGTGAGGAACCTAGTGGGGTTCATTGAGTCCTTTTCCATGTTCCAAGGTTACAAGAAGAGAGATCCCCGGACTGCTGAAGACCTGCTGCTTAACACTCAGAAGAG GTTTCTGGAGGAGATGGGAGTCACGTCTCctgacactgaaataaaacaggaacTTGAATATTTCTGTGTCCTGGCATCAAAACCAATATAA